From Bacillota bacterium, the proteins below share one genomic window:
- a CDS encoding DeoR/GlpR transcriptional regulator, protein MNPTARRLYILDYLKEKETVEIGVLAEELGVSTMTIRRDLNQFAKQGLVSLTHGGAVLNYGATIEANYAIKQGHMVEEKKRIGQAAAKLVAEGSAVFIDCGTTPQEVAVQLIHSSNITVLTNSLLAANTFAQSPKVKLIMVPGLFRAKSMGFLGPAAIEFISRMRFDYVFLGTEGVDCETGITVPDIDDGEMKRALVSRANKVVVVADHTKIGQKFMMSVCPASQVSTLVTGKEASKDIIRSMEQAGVSVVTV, encoded by the coding sequence ATGAATCCGACAGCACGACGTCTCTATATCCTCGATTATTTGAAGGAGAAGGAAACTGTCGAGATAGGTGTCTTAGCAGAAGAACTTGGTGTTTCTACAATGACAATTCGCAGGGATCTAAACCAATTTGCTAAACAAGGGCTGGTATCACTAACTCATGGCGGTGCAGTTCTTAATTACGGTGCTACGATAGAAGCTAATTATGCTATTAAGCAAGGTCATATGGTTGAAGAAAAGAAGAGAATTGGACAAGCTGCCGCCAAGCTTGTTGCTGAAGGCAGTGCTGTGTTTATCGATTGTGGCACCACCCCCCAGGAAGTAGCTGTGCAGCTGATCCATTCTTCCAATATAACTGTACTTACTAATTCATTATTAGCAGCGAACACTTTTGCGCAATCACCTAAAGTGAAGCTAATCATGGTTCCCGGTCTTTTCCGCGCTAAATCTATGGGATTTCTTGGTCCCGCGGCAATCGAGTTTATATCTAGAATGCGATTTGACTATGTGTTTCTGGGGACTGAAGGAGTAGATTGTGAGACTGGAATAACAGTTCCCGATATTGATGATGGAGAAATGAAACGGGCGCTAGTAAGCCGAGCAAATAAAGTTGTTGTAGTGGCCGACCACACAAAAATCGGCCAGAAATTTATGATGTCGGTATGCCCTGCTAGTCAGGTATCTACCTTAGTGACAGGAAAGGAGGCATCAAAGGATATAATCAGGTCTATGGAGCAGGCTGGTGTTTCCGTCGTGACAGTCTAA
- a CDS encoding amidohydrolase: protein MIIDSHNHLGTRKGEHFPIEELLKWLENAGVDACVVTTHPEAINNDYVAEAQANYSDRIIGFAVVNPWDWEAESELERCLGTLNLKGLKLNPIRHGYALDRHQIVDPLFAICEKYHVPVLCHGGSDLFTMPGKFAEMAASFPKVPLILAHIGEPDAVESAIQVAKRYDNVYVDTAGIRLDTLKQAIEHLDPEKILMGTDASWGRFELSMELVRKATSDQRTRQLIMGENIAKLLSWPVSERS, encoded by the coding sequence ATGATTATTGATTCTCATAACCATCTTGGTACACGAAAAGGGGAGCATTTTCCCATCGAAGAGTTGCTTAAGTGGCTTGAAAACGCAGGGGTTGATGCCTGCGTGGTCACTACTCATCCAGAGGCAATTAATAATGATTATGTGGCGGAAGCTCAAGCTAATTACTCTGACCGCATCATTGGGTTTGCGGTAGTTAATCCTTGGGATTGGGAGGCTGAAAGTGAGTTAGAACGTTGCCTAGGAACCCTTAATCTTAAAGGACTTAAGTTGAATCCTATCCGACATGGCTACGCATTAGACAGGCATCAAATTGTCGATCCGTTATTTGCGATTTGCGAAAAATACCATGTACCTGTCCTATGTCATGGGGGTTCGGATTTGTTTACGATGCCTGGGAAATTTGCGGAGATGGCGGCCAGTTTCCCGAAAGTTCCGCTAATTCTTGCCCATATCGGCGAACCGGACGCTGTGGAAAGTGCTATACAGGTTGCCAAGCGTTATGACAATGTCTATGTTGATACTGCTGGCATTAGGCTAGATACGTTGAAACAGGCTATCGAGCACTTGGACCCTGAGAAGATTTTAATGGGTACCGATGCATCTTGGGGTCGGTTCGAATTGTCGATGGAGTTGGTCCGGAAAGCAACTTCAGACCAAAGAACAAGACAATTAATAATGGGTGAAAACATCGCAAAATTGTTATCTTGGCCCGTAAGTGAAAGGAGCTAA
- a CDS encoding cupin, whose protein sequence is MKIGRKIVEKPWGTEEWIAHNEFYVLRILNIKKGARVSLQYHEQKVESLYIDKGSAIYTFQRPGGEVEERIIKAGDILEHRPYEIHREEALEDMRIIEVSTPEIDDIIRLDDDYGRKS, encoded by the coding sequence GTGAAAATAGGAAGAAAAATTGTAGAAAAACCGTGGGGTACTGAGGAATGGATTGCGCATAATGAATTTTACGTGTTAAGAATCCTCAATATCAAGAAAGGTGCCCGGGTTAGTCTGCAGTATCATGAGCAAAAAGTTGAGAGTCTTTATATTGATAAGGGCTCCGCCATCTATACGTTTCAACGCCCCGGAGGTGAGGTGGAGGAACGGATAATTAAGGCCGGGGATATCCTGGAGCATCGTCCGTATGAGATCCACCGTGAAGAGGCTTTGGAAGATATGAGAATCATTGAAGTCTCCACTCCAGAGATAGATGATATAATTCGGTTGGATGACGATTATGGCCGAAAATCTTAA
- a CDS encoding HigA family addiction module antidote protein, translating into MLKLHCTKSLLQGNFVLRRWMTTLGSKEDNHFKPTVAIPPGESIREDMKYLYINQAELARRLGITTRYLSKIIDGRAPITYETALKLEKVLGPSAQFWLNLETNYQLDKARLT; encoded by the coding sequence ATGCTAAAATTGCACTGCACAAAATCACTACTGCAAGGGAATTTCGTTTTGAGGAGGTGGATGACTACCTTGGGAAGTAAAGAAGATAACCATTTCAAGCCGACGGTGGCAATACCTCCTGGGGAATCAATCAGAGAAGACATGAAGTATCTCTACATAAATCAAGCTGAATTAGCCAGACGCTTAGGAATAACAACCAGGTATCTAAGTAAGATCATAGATGGCCGTGCCCCCATAACTTACGAAACCGCCCTGAAACTAGAGAAGGTACTCGGCCCCAGTGCTCAATTCTGGTTGAACCTCGAGACTAATTATCAGTTAGATAAAGCCCGTTTGACATAG
- a CDS encoding Gfo/Idh/MocA family oxidoreductase, with translation MKTLRIGMLGFGNIAKVHALAIEAMPYILDNVSYVPSIKKIYKPGKLKNRWLQSKHVSNIEAIVEDKKIDIVDICSPNSAHRQQACTAIQKGKAVYLEKPLGLNLNEAKQITDALGCWGPVLNQVAFMYRFMPAMVALRDLVQDGQLGEIFNFRFDALHSSYLSEERALGWKLNAKESGGGPLLDLGVHLADSIRFCLGEIKTVSTTLGTVVKERPLADGSRGTVDVEDWAYVNMRLRNGARGILNVSRVAALAEERTTFEVYGSLGSALFEIRQPRSLRVFRHKIGKEELVANPVYSDWGEYLSTIYPPKKLSLGWLADAHFASMANTFNSFTAGEILRKEAPDFHEARMSQAVIEAAYTSAVRSAPVEVSN, from the coding sequence TTGAAAACTCTTAGAATAGGAATGTTAGGTTTTGGGAATATTGCAAAAGTTCATGCTCTTGCCATTGAAGCAATGCCCTATATACTTGATAACGTAAGTTATGTTCCTTCAATTAAAAAAATCTATAAACCAGGAAAGCTCAAGAACAGATGGTTGCAGTCAAAGCATGTATCCAATATAGAAGCGATTGTTGAAGATAAAAAAATTGATATTGTTGATATATGCAGTCCGAATAGCGCACACAGGCAACAGGCTTGTACAGCGATTCAAAAAGGTAAAGCAGTATACCTGGAAAAGCCATTAGGATTAAACCTTAATGAAGCCAAACAGATTACTGACGCGTTAGGTTGCTGGGGTCCAGTGTTGAATCAGGTTGCTTTTATGTACAGGTTCATGCCAGCGATGGTTGCATTGCGTGATCTTGTGCAAGATGGACAATTAGGTGAGATCTTTAACTTTCGATTTGATGCTCTGCATTCCAGCTATTTAAGCGAAGAAAGAGCTTTAGGCTGGAAGTTGAATGCAAAGGAGTCTGGGGGAGGACCACTGCTAGATTTAGGAGTGCACCTTGCCGATTCAATTCGCTTCTGTCTCGGAGAAATAAAGACAGTATCTACTACACTAGGGACTGTTGTCAAGGAGCGTCCTTTGGCAGATGGCTCTCGTGGAACAGTGGACGTTGAGGACTGGGCATATGTCAATATGAGGTTAAGGAATGGTGCTAGGGGAATATTGAACGTTTCCCGGGTTGCCGCGCTTGCGGAAGAGCGCACGACGTTTGAGGTTTACGGAAGTCTGGGTAGCGCACTTTTCGAAATCCGGCAGCCTCGTTCGCTTCGCGTGTTCAGGCATAAAATTGGAAAAGAAGAACTAGTCGCTAACCCTGTTTATTCCGATTGGGGGGAATACCTGTCAACAATATATCCTCCCAAAAAGCTGTCCCTAGGCTGGTTGGCTGACGCACACTTCGCTAGCATGGCGAACACATTTAACAGCTTCACTGCAGGAGAGATTCTAAGAAAGGAAGCCCCTGATTTCCATGAGGCGAGAATGTCTCAAGCTGTTATAGAGGCTGCTTACACTTCTGCTGTTAGAAGTGCCCCTGTAGAGGTTAGCAATTAA
- a CDS encoding PTS sugar transporter subunit IIC: protein MGTVGNWVETKLSPPLLRLGNQRHVLALRGGLIRIIPLLIIGSIPLILANLPVESWANAMAPYEAALMTLFSMSFGFLSLYLSISVAAELARGYKLEVTSVSIISAACYLITVAPIDLETGTLSTQHFGATGMFAAFLVGIIVVEVMRFMRDRKLMIRMPAGVPDNISASFSSLIPLLVLFVFFWLLRVVLNFDLAEAISFIVSPLLILADTWYAVLVTSLLLTMLWFVGIHGGSLTVQGAMYAFLFSNIAANAAAHQAGMPLPHIFTEPFVFTYGMPSGVGITLPLILIWWRSRSVKLREISRVSLAPGIFNINEPINFGAPIILNPLMFLPFVFGTTTLGMMYGYIITKIGWVTAPFIQVPWTTPPLIQPYLATGGDWRAVVAQLILFVVVGLIWFPFAKIWEQRCIAEEQESA, encoded by the coding sequence ATGGGGACAGTTGGCAATTGGGTGGAAACAAAACTGTCGCCACCGTTGTTGCGTCTAGGTAATCAAAGGCATGTACTGGCGTTGCGGGGCGGTCTAATCAGGATAATTCCGCTTCTAATTATCGGTTCGATCCCACTGATTCTTGCTAACTTGCCAGTGGAGTCTTGGGCTAATGCCATGGCACCATATGAAGCCGCTTTGATGACTTTATTCTCCATGTCCTTTGGATTCCTCAGTTTATATCTTTCGATTAGTGTTGCAGCTGAACTTGCCCGGGGATATAAACTTGAAGTTACCTCGGTTAGTATTATTTCTGCAGCTTGTTATTTAATCACGGTCGCGCCAATAGATTTAGAAACAGGAACGTTATCTACACAACATTTTGGCGCAACAGGGATGTTTGCGGCCTTCCTTGTCGGTATAATTGTTGTAGAAGTGATGCGTTTTATGCGCGACAGGAAACTAATGATTAGAATGCCTGCTGGGGTTCCAGACAATATTTCTGCTAGTTTTTCATCTTTAATCCCGTTGCTTGTTCTATTTGTCTTCTTCTGGTTACTCAGAGTAGTATTGAATTTCGACCTTGCAGAAGCTATTAGTTTCATTGTAAGTCCATTATTGATTCTTGCTGATACATGGTATGCAGTTCTTGTTACATCACTTCTCCTCACAATGTTGTGGTTTGTCGGGATTCACGGTGGCTCCTTGACCGTACAAGGCGCGATGTACGCTTTTCTGTTTTCTAATATTGCCGCTAATGCTGCGGCTCACCAAGCTGGTATGCCACTACCCCATATTTTTACTGAGCCGTTTGTATTTACGTATGGGATGCCATCTGGAGTTGGCATTACCTTGCCCCTGATTTTAATTTGGTGGCGTTCACGTTCTGTAAAGTTGCGGGAAATTTCCCGCGTGTCACTTGCACCAGGAATCTTCAATATCAATGAGCCAATTAACTTCGGCGCACCAATAATCTTGAATCCATTGATGTTCCTACCCTTTGTCTTTGGCACCACTACACTGGGTATGATGTATGGGTACATTATTACAAAGATTGGTTGGGTCACTGCTCCGTTTATTCAAGTGCCCTGGACGACGCCGCCCCTTATTCAGCCTTACTTGGCGACTGGTGGTGACTGGCGGGCTGTAGTTGCGCAGTTGATTCTCTTTGTGGTTGTTGGATTGATATGGTTCCCGTTTGCAAAAATTTGGGAACAGCGGTGTATAGCTGAAGAGCAGGAGAGCGCTTAG
- a CDS encoding SIS domain-containing protein, which produces MNPFVQEMLTQGEVMRECIKQYNSENINNQEALDKIKLLFQSDRYNRIIFAGMGSSYYAPYSVAGYLTSQGIPAIVSNAYELCHHQFELLSEDTLLVVVSQSGASPEVVELIEKAKARTTVVGIVNQPTSPVAARVDISLFMHSGYEAHISSKSYLCTLVVLQMLALHLTGGVKAQHTKLFEEIADWVSDYLARFTDDTPALGDFLNGTTSYDFLASGAAMSSARQAALIFREGPCVTATAVEISDFSHGWDLSVSPGYTAFIFDSDGKKDSIEEKMRNHIIDKGGKVVLITSASVQSTESLMVIKHPKVQEDWAPMLQIIPCNTIMGWLMGAES; this is translated from the coding sequence ATGAATCCATTTGTTCAGGAGATGCTTACTCAGGGTGAGGTCATGCGTGAGTGTATTAAGCAATATAATTCTGAGAATATAAATAATCAGGAAGCTCTTGATAAAATAAAGTTGTTATTTCAGTCCGATCGGTATAACCGTATAATATTTGCCGGAATGGGCAGTTCTTATTATGCACCTTATTCTGTCGCCGGGTATTTGACCTCACAGGGAATTCCGGCAATTGTTTCTAATGCCTACGAGTTATGTCACCATCAATTTGAGTTGTTGTCTGAGGATACACTACTGGTGGTTGTGTCTCAATCTGGGGCATCTCCGGAAGTTGTTGAATTGATTGAAAAAGCTAAGGCGAGAACTACAGTAGTTGGGATTGTTAATCAACCAACCAGCCCAGTTGCCGCTCGAGTTGATATTTCACTCTTTATGCACTCTGGTTATGAAGCACACATTTCCAGTAAAAGTTACTTGTGCACTTTGGTGGTGCTCCAAATGTTAGCACTACATCTAACCGGTGGAGTGAAAGCTCAGCACACTAAATTATTTGAGGAGATTGCCGATTGGGTATCCGACTACTTGGCAAGATTCACTGATGATACACCTGCATTAGGTGATTTTCTTAATGGGACAACCAGTTATGATTTTTTAGCTAGCGGTGCTGCTATGAGTTCGGCACGCCAAGCAGCCCTTATATTCCGTGAAGGGCCCTGTGTAACCGCCACAGCAGTAGAAATCTCTGATTTTTCCCATGGCTGGGATCTTTCCGTTTCCCCCGGCTACACCGCCTTTATTTTTGACTCTGATGGGAAAAAAGACTCTATAGAGGAAAAAATGAGGAACCACATCATTGACAAGGGTGGAAAAGTTGTGTTGATTACATCTGCTTCAGTTCAGTCTACAGAATCGCTCATGGTTATCAAGCACCCTAAAGTACAGGAAGATTGGGCGCCTATGCTGCAGATTATACCTTGTAATACCATCATGGGTTGGTTAATGGGGGCTGAAAGTTAA
- a CDS encoding PTS lactose/cellobiose transporter subunit IIA, which yields MNLQELEAVCMEMIANAGEGRSKVLEAADCFADGNPQRGAQLLEEAEKHIHDAHQIQFLKLLQPQAAGETIPFHLLLIHAMDLLMMAMSEKTLVEKMVRMNKSDTGGS from the coding sequence ATGAATCTTCAGGAACTCGAAGCCGTGTGCATGGAGATGATTGCTAACGCCGGCGAAGGCAGGTCAAAGGTCTTGGAGGCTGCAGATTGTTTTGCTGATGGAAACCCACAACGAGGCGCACAGTTATTAGAAGAAGCAGAGAAGCACATACATGATGCTCATCAAATACAGTTTTTAAAACTTTTGCAACCTCAGGCTGCGGGTGAGACAATTCCGTTTCACTTGCTTCTGATTCATGCTATGGATTTGTTGATGATGGCAATGTCAGAAAAAACATTGGTTGAGAAGATGGTTAGGATGAACAAGTCAGATACGGGGGGCTCTTAG
- a CDS encoding amidohydrolase, translating to MIFDAHNHIGFRKGLEYPVEKLIGEMDAANIDRAVVFSFPEQIDNDYVAESVKRFSDRLVGFAQVNPWSQDAELVLKRCVEDLGLKGLKLHPVRHGYAFDNHTILDPIFSLCERYSIPVLAYGGANVLSSPNMFEEMAQTFPSVNFILAHGGQMYETRSAIGVAKRRPNVYIETSAMFANRVESLYKEVGPEKIVMGTDKPYGDFAIELEKIQLVIAEPEVRERITCHNLRKLLGEKVMNYDY from the coding sequence ATGATATTTGATGCTCATAATCATATCGGATTTCGCAAAGGTCTTGAGTATCCTGTAGAAAAGCTAATAGGAGAAATGGATGCCGCTAATATAGACAGGGCTGTGGTTTTTAGTTTTCCTGAACAAATTGATAACGATTATGTTGCTGAAAGTGTTAAGAGGTTTTCTGATAGACTAGTGGGGTTCGCTCAGGTTAACCCTTGGAGCCAAGACGCTGAGTTAGTATTAAAGCGTTGCGTAGAAGACTTGGGTCTAAAAGGCTTAAAATTACACCCTGTGAGACATGGCTATGCCTTTGACAATCACACCATATTGGATCCAATTTTTTCATTGTGTGAGAGATATTCTATACCAGTTCTTGCATATGGCGGTGCCAATGTATTGAGTAGTCCCAATATGTTCGAGGAAATGGCTCAGACGTTTCCCTCAGTTAATTTCATTCTCGCCCACGGCGGCCAAATGTATGAAACGCGGTCTGCAATAGGTGTGGCTAAGCGCAGGCCAAATGTATATATTGAGACTTCGGCGATGTTCGCAAATAGAGTCGAATCTTTGTATAAGGAAGTAGGGCCTGAGAAGATTGTTATGGGGACAGATAAACCATATGGTGATTTCGCAATCGAACTGGAGAAAATTCAACTGGTGATTGCTGAGCCAGAAGTCAGAGAAAGAATTACTTGCCACAATTTGAGAAAACTGTTGGGTGAAAAGGTGATGAACTATGATTATTGA